The following proteins are co-located in the Naumovozyma dairenensis CBS 421 chromosome 9, complete genome genome:
- the YPT32 gene encoding Rab family GTPase YPT32 (similar to Saccharomyces cerevisiae YPT31 (YER031C) and YPT32 (YGL210W); ancestral locus Anc_3.521), translated as MNNEDYGYDYDYLFKIVLIGDSGVGKSNLLSRFTTNEFNIESKSTIGVEFATRTIEVEGKKIKAQIWDTAGQERYRAITSAYYRGAVGALIVYDISKSSTYENCNHWLTELKENADDNVAVGLIGNKSDLAHLRAVPTDEAKNFALENQLLFTETSALNSENVDQAFRELITAIYQMVSKHQVDLGDSNTSGATAPKGPTISLTPAPNENKKSSSNNCC; from the coding sequence ATGAATAACGAAGATTACGGTTACGATTATGAttatcttttcaaaattgttCTTATCGGTGACTCAGGTGTCGGTAAATCCAATCTATTATCACGTTTCACAACGAACGAATTTAACATAGAATCCAAGTCCACAATCGGTGTAGAATTCGCTACGAGAACTATCGAAGTTGAAggtaaaaaaattaaagcTCAAATTTGGGATACTGCAGGTCAAGAACGTTATCGTGCCATTACATCAGCATATTATAGAGGTGCTGTCGGTGCATTGATCGTTTATGATATAAGTAAATCTAGCACATATGAAAATTGTAATCATTGGTTGACTGAATTGAAGGAAAATGCTGATGATAACGTTGCTGTAGGGTTGATTGGTAATAAATCTGATTTGGCTCATTTACGTGCTGTACCAACTGATGAAGCTAAAAATTTCGCATTAgaaaatcaattattatttacagAAACAAGTGCTTTAAATAGTGAAAATGTCGATCAAGCTTTCAGAGAATTAATTACGGCCATATATCAAATGGTTAGTAAACATCAAGTTGATTTGGGTGATTCTAATACTAGTGGGGCTACGGCTCCAAAGGGTCCAACTATTAGTTTGACTCCAGCtccaaatgaaaataaaaaaagcagttctaataattgttgttag
- the NCS6 gene encoding Ncs6p (similar to Saccharomyces cerevisiae NCS6 (YGL211W); ancestral locus Anc_3.524), with protein sequence MSYTPPSDPVNKVTNKTIKISQLCELCHSRKAVIKRPKNLQKICKLCFFHVFETEIHNTIVTNNLFYKGERVAVGASGGKDSTVLAHMLKYLNEKYNYGIEIVLLSIDEGIVGYRDDSLATVKRNQQQYQLPLEIVSFKELYNWTMDEIVATAGIRNSCTYCGVFRRQALDRGAEKLGIHHVITGHNADDMAETVLMNILRGDVARLEKSTAIITKSKGSPIKRSKPFKYSYQKEIVLYAHFKKLDYFSTECTYAPEAFRGTAREFMKNLESVRPSCIIDIIQSGENLVLKQKKVHTNGQQNSNKVAGGFVDGNRCTKCGYLSSNDICKACILLEGLERNRPSITLDNDSSVDGAARVMRQLEHMSF encoded by the coding sequence ATGTCATACACACCCCCATCTGACCCAGTCAACAAAGTAACCAACAAAACCATAAAGATTTCTCAACTATGTGAACTATGTCATTCCCGTAAAGCAGTAATCAAAAGACCCAAAAACTTGCAAAAAATTTGCAAACTATGTTTCTTCCACGTCTTCGAAACAGAAATCCACAACACCATTGTCACAAACAACTTATTCTACAAAGGTGAACGTGTCGCTGTCGGGGCATCTGGTGGTAAAGATTCCACAGTCTTAGCACACATGTTGAAATATctgaatgaaaaatataattacGGTATAGAGATTGTCCTACTAAGTATTGACGAGGGGATCGTTGGGTATCGTGATGATTCTCTCGCTACAGTGAAGAGaaaccaacaacaatatcaattaCCATTAGAGATTGTctctttcaaagaattgTATAATTGGACCATGGATGAAATTGTAGCCACTGCGGGAATTAGAAATAGTTGTACGTATTGTGGTGTCTTTAGAAGACAAGCTTTGGATCGTGGTGCCGAAAAATTGGGTATTCATCATGTAATTACGGGTCATAATGCTGATGATATGGCTGAAACGGTCTTAATGAATATCTTACGTGGGGATGTTGCTAGATTGGAAAAATCAACCGCTATTATTACTAAGAGTAAAGGATCTCCTATTAAGAGATCTAAAccttttaaatattcttatcAGAAGGAAATTGTTCTTTATGCtcatttcaagaaattagaTTATTTTTCTACAGAATGTACTTATGCACCTGAGGCATTTAGAGGTACTGCAAGGGAATTTATGAAGAATTTGGAATCCGTAAGGCCAAGTTGTATCATTGATATCATTCAAAGTGGTGAAAATTTAGtattgaaacaaaagaaagtACATACAAATGGTCAACAAAATAGTAATAAGGTAGCTGGAGGGTTTGTTGACGGTAATAGATGTACCAAATGTGGATACTTGTCAAGTAATGACATTTGTAAAGCTTGTATTTTATTAGAAGGTTTAGAAAGAAATAGACCTTCCATTACTTTAGATAATGACAGCTCTGTCGATGGTGCGGCAAGGGTCATGAGACAATTAGAACACATGTCATTTTGA
- the VAM7 gene encoding Vam7p (similar to Saccharomyces cerevisiae VAM7 (YGL212W); ancestral locus Anc_3.525) → MMKPIEVEVEVEDEVKIINNVYATYTFHLRMLQQQQERQGIRNNDTFNNNMILQESHITKRYSEFWTLKTQLEKNLGMELPYELPGKTASRMMTTMMNSSSIFSIISGTKRNGIDSDVINERKVKLREFLYELLNDSFDTKWKKSTLVEDFVHLKFQPSLLSKFTKKDDVETLPSEIRKEPSEALGNHDVWLREFRDCKNVLEELVKVTMSMKELNTKAMGLRLRLNNLEKGLVTMVDADFEELNRCKNLLLTLKNDLNEVIVKNVGGNKSDGDKRTISSFSNTSYGGGERGSMRPIVGRRKLGGNESVQNLMQIQKDVTKEQDEELRMLHKSVKRQKELSLEMYEELSQQNEMLDSFENDVESTANKLQAAGRKAHKFNQS, encoded by the coding sequence atgatgaaaccAATTGAAGTAGAGGTGGAAGTCGAAGATGAagtgaagataataaataatgtatATGCAACATATACTTTCCATTTAAGGATgcttcaacaacaacaagagCGACAAGGGATCCGAAACAACGACACTTTTAACAACAATATGATATTGCAAGAAAGTCATATTACTAAACGATATTCTGAATTTTGGACATTAAAGACccaattagaaaaaaatttaggAATGGAATTACCATATGAATTACCAGGGAAGACTGCCAGTAGGATGATGACGACGATGATGAATAGTAGttctattttttctataattAGTGGTACAAAACGTAATGGGATTGATTCTGATGTTATTAATGAACGGAAAGTTAAATTACGTGAATTTCTTTATGAATTACTTAATGATTCATTTGATACTAAATGGAAGAAATCTACACTGGTAGAAGATTTTgttcatttgaaatttcaaccatctttattatctaaatttacaaaaaaggATGATGTAGAAACTTTACCATCCGAGATTAGGAAGGAGCCAAGTGAAGCTCTAGGTAATCACGATGTATGGTTACGAGAATTTAGAGACTGTAAAAATGTATTAGAGGAACTTGTTAAAGTTACAATGAGTATGAAAGAGCTCAATACTAAAGCCATGGGACTACGATTACGATTAAATAATCTTGAAAAGGGATTAGTCACTATGGTTGATGctgattttgaagaattaaatcGATGTAAGAACCTATTATTGACATTGAAAAACGATTTAAATGAAGTTATAGTTAAAAATGTAGGTGGAAACAAAAGTGACGGAGATAAGAGAAccatttcttcattttcaaacaCCTCATATGGAGGAGGAGAAAGAGGAAGTATGAGGCCGATAGTTGGTAGAAGGAAACTTGGTGGTAATGAAAGTGTTCAAAATTTGATGcaaattcaaaaagatGTCACTAAGgaacaagatgaagaattaagGATGTTACATAAGTCAGTGAAGAGACAAAAGGAACTATCATTGGAAATGTATGAAGAATTATCtcaacaaaatgaaatgtTAGATTCGTTTGAGAACGATGTTGAATCGACTGCGAACAAGTTACAAGCCGCAGGGAGAAAGGCACATAAGTTCAATCAAAGTTAA
- the SKI8 gene encoding SKI complex subunit WD repeat protein SKI8 (similar to Saccharomyces cerevisiae SKI8 (YGL213C); ancestral locus Anc_3.526), with product MSKIFISTANCGRAHETDIFDVSISTPFTITASGDGTIKLWKNKLLDTDQPRDNFQSQFVHKTGVHHVDNFHSIDSQGIEHLIISCVTFSGEIFFYRYDFANSKLMKLELIKDNLLKKKSYWAIKWLKSNDQVLSHRLAATDVKGSTYVWKFHLPTTTAKDEEDEVEQHSINNLELEFQGEIPATSPTFATCVDMASSRGLIATGFADGKVIVSQLSTLRPLYNFEGFGMKGTEQNSNSVREVKFSPAGTLLAVANDSGSFGCVSLYETEFGERVGNLTVPTHSNSNESSIQSFAHSGWVMGLSFNSTGEFLSSCGYDSKIRVWDVKSKERVTTLNISAEDIENEDEILLNDELGDSLKHPPVLGVEYINKDVRGGMNSEANEGLCCVCMDRSVRWFREAGGN from the coding sequence ATGTCCAAGATTTTCATATCAACAGCCAATTGTGGCAGAGCCCACGAAACAGACATTTTTGATGTCTCAATTTCTACTCCATTCACCATAACAGCTTCAGGTGATGGTACCATCAAATtatggaaaaataaattattagacACAGATCAACCGAGAGATAATTTCCAATCTCAATTTGTTCACAAGACTGGTGTTCATCATGTGGATAATTTCCATAGTATAGATTCTCAAGGAATTGAACATTTAATCATTTCATGTGTTACTTTCTCAGGtgagatttttttttacagATATGATTTTGCAAATTcgaaattgatgaaattagaattgattaaagataacttattgaagaagaaatcttATTGGGCAATTAAATGGttgaaatcaaatgatCAAGTTCTTTCACATAGATTAGCAGCTACTGATGTCAAAGGGTCTACATATGTTTGGAAATTTCATttaccaacaacaacagcaaaGGACGAGGAAGATGAGGTTGAACAACATagtataaataatttagaattagaatttcAAGGTGAGATTCCAGCTACATCACCTACATTTGCTACTTGTGTTGATATGGCATCATCTCGTGGATTAATTGCCACTGGGTTTGCAGATGGTAAAGTCATTGTATCACAATTAAGTACATTAAGAccattatataattttgaagGGTTTGGTATGAAAGGTACTGAACAAAATAGTAATTCAGTTCGTGAAGTTAAATTTTCTCCAGCAGGTACATTATTAGCTGTTGCAAATGATTCTGGATCATTTGGTTGTGTAAGTTTATATGAAACTGAATTTGGTGAACGTGTTGGTAATTTAACTGTTCCGACTCATAGTAATTCTAATGAATCAAGTATTCAAAGTTTTGCTCATAGTGGATGGGTTATGGGATTAAGTTTTAATTCTACTGGTGAATTTTTAAGTAGTTGTGGTTATGATAGTAAGATTCGTGTTTGGGATGTTAAGAGTAAAGAACGTGTCACAACTTTAAATATATCTGctgaagatattgaaaatgaagatgaaattttattaaatgatgaattggGTGATTCTTTGAAACATCCACCTGTTTTAGGtgttgaatatattaataaagatgTTCGTGGTGGTATGAATAGTGAAGCAAACGAAGGATTATGTTGTGTGTGTATGGATAGAAGTGTTAGATGGTTTAGAGAAGCAGGTGGtaattaa
- the CLG1 gene encoding Clg1p (similar to Saccharomyces cerevisiae CLG1 (YGL215W); ancestral locus Anc_3.527), with translation MSGIVAHHYPLVNGFSNKSSDPRSNQHQFQQNNYLNNYNSTLSLNNNNHYQQQQPPTVHQLPLYTGTTNYSNQIQDNGMSHSISQLQLPLPTQVPQVLQPSITSNLYYNQFQPLGQQNNYSVSCNYQGQQQQQQQQQPTIKQYQSSTAVAPPPPPQPLNLLPPPPGLIYNNNNPPPIDQTQFSAPLLPPINKNIMEPQVQIQIQSPQQQQQQQQDQQQVNGGVSQVLDYDIMIMSEFFAKHAFLAFSTNHSKLNSDSNSIETSQIFIKGIYSVLNATRLPSVSIFLAIDYLFKYIDKINNNLASIGGNTVNVIYQNSMIAFVLANKFNDDKTFTNKSWAQATGMDIKIINEYERNWLQAFQWKLFDDKFILYEDFNKTFNYFVNERKNTVITPPVPLLPSLPSPSSIQNNYLTPVSSNLLNDYEYSSSTTTNNNNNLTNVSSSPSNYYYSDDLMENYNYNDASSKNNNLMMSSPISIHEYEQDYITKNNTILNSGNYKDYNTTFNMNNNDKLFDYHSQNHRLPPLKNTQPNFGMDSKWKFDDSLNNYMSSSSSSSSSSSACATTSFTKTHLPYSTVY, from the coding sequence atgTCAGGTATTGTTGCTCATCACTATCCATTGGTTAATGGGTTCTCCAATAAATCTTCTGACCCAAGAAGTAACCAACATCAATTCCAGCAAAATAACTACTTGAATAATTACAATTCAACCCTTTCgcttaataataataaccactaccaacaacaacaacctcCAACTGTACATCAATTACCTCTATATACTGGTACTACCAATTACAGCAACCAAATTCAAGATAATGGTATGTCTCATTCCATTTCACAACTTCAACTTCCATTACCAACTCAAGTTCCACAAGTCCTACAACCTTCTATCACTTCTAATCTCTATtataatcaatttcaacCTTTAGGACAGcaaaataattattcaGTGTCCTGTAACTACCAAGgtcaacaacaacaacaacaacaacaacagccAACTATCAAGCAGTATCAGTCCTCTACAGCTGTAGCACCgccaccaccaccacaaCCActaaatttattacctCCTCCTCCAGGACTAATttataacaacaacaatccTCCTCCAATCGATCAGACACAATTCTCTGCTCCTTTACTTCCTCctattaataaaaatattatggAACCTCAAGTTCAAATACAAATTCAATCtccacaacaacaacaacaacagcaacaagATCAACAACAAGTTAATGGAGGTGTTTCACAAGTATTAGATTATGATATTATGATAATGTCTGAATTTTTCGCTAAACATGCCTTTTTGGCATTTAGTACAAATCATTCGAAACTTAATTCAGATTctaattcaattgaaactTCACAAATCTTTATTAAGGGAATTTATTCTGTTTTAAATGCGACAAGATTACCTTctgtttcaatttttttggcAATCgattatttattcaaatatattgacAAAATTAACAATAATCTTGCATCCATTGGTGGTAATACAGTTAATGtcatttatcaaaattcaatgattgCATTTGTATTAgcaaataaatttaatgatgataaaacTTTTACAAATAAATCATGGGCTCAGGCTACTGGAATGGATATAAAAATTATCAACGAATATGAAAGAAATTGGTTACAAGCTTTCCAATGGAAATTATTCGATGATAAATTCATATTATATGAAGATTTTAATAAGACATTTAATTATTTCGTTAacgaaagaaaaaatacaGTGATTACTCCTCCTGTACCATTATTACCTTCTTTACCATCTCCATcttcaattcaaaataattatttgacTCCAGtatcatcaaatttattaaatgattatGAATACTCTTCTTctactactactaataataataataatttaacaAACGTCTCATCCTCTCCTTctaattattattattcagATGATTTAATggaaaattacaattacaatGATGCTTCTtctaaaaataataacttgATGATGAGCTCtccaatttcaattcatgaATATGAGCAAGATTATATTACTAAGAATAACACCATATTGAATTCAGGAAATTATAAAGATTATAATACAACATTTAATATgaacaataatgataaactATTTGATTATCATTCACAAAATCATCGGTTACCTcctttgaaaaatactCAACCAAATTTTGGTATGGAttcaaaatggaaatttgatgattctttgaataattatatgtcatcatcatcatcttcttcttcttcttcttctgccTGTGCAACAACATCATTCACCAAGACTCATTTACCATATTCTACAGTTTATTAA
- the KIP3 gene encoding tubulin-dependent ATPase KIP3 (similar to Saccharomyces cerevisiae KIP3 (YGL216W); ancestral locus Anc_3.528), protein MSTSIPESRQSSIMVAVRVRPFTKEESIHLIDNNTTTNNNNNNNNNNNILPTNNNNIYSNQPGSASSSSSITENIGDSTLSLPASLLSTNKKLKQSSQTTTTSTNSSSTTRRKSNTTAYQNYNNTPHGLRKIIECVDDKMLIFDPIDSNPLYKISENVLNSMYSQRRNNRHRRSTLNNPPHSNAKKNEMKFVFDKIFDENSSQDEVYLGTTSSLLDSVLDGFNGTVFAYGATGCGKTYTVSGTQENPGIIFRVMQELFERMEDLKDEKTFQLSISYLEIYNEMIYDLLKPDTPSKKLIIREDKDSKISVSNLSYHYPKSVQDVIDLVIRGNINRSTSSTEANEVSSRSHAVLQIHIMQTNTKIDLTSEHTFATLSIIDLAGSERAAATKNRGERLYEGANINKSLLALGNCINALCIPTNNTRRRNIRYHIPYRDSKLTRLLKFSLGGNCKTVMIVCISPSSSHYDETLNTLKYANRAKEIKTKIIRNQQSLNRHVGSYLKMITEQKREIENLRTREAQMIELNLNRYKLSRKKIQISMDDVINNLNRNILENEKYKQVKNLKSLILCKRRFLQMVSLELNNCLNVISEDGGDTINLNCYNNCSTLIKQIGNKVQELELKFDTKDELDMIIDHCKSMDLNRLKEMENWDDSRDLINFETRLEYISESIKNEILISASMMIEKLFQNDTLMRRCKFVSGCLTTEQPERSMEIEINDLVKIDEDFEEFSRLLLNDIEDGTANIHLSQNPLYSNENKEKNMETHYDLEYSNGTNETDNKGPMLLKKVRWLADVADDGDMSIITDAQERQQQQQGITREENVLPDTDSMDIDVSGIQDNSINKGTPSNEPFRGRQPSRPSLLRHRLTNVEEV, encoded by the coding sequence ATGTCAACATCTATACCGGAATCACGTCAGTCCTCCATCATGGTTGCAGTACGGGTGAGGCCATTTactaaagaagaatcaaTCCATCTCATTGATAACAATACTAccactaataataataataataataataataataataatattctacctacaaataataataatatatacagTAATCAACCTGGTTCAGcctcatcttcatcatctattACTGAAAATATAGGTGACTCTACTTTATCATTGCCtgcatcattattatccaCCAATAAGAAACTTAAACAATCGTCTCAAACAACTACTACCAGTACGAACAGTAGTAGCACTACCAGGAGAAAATCAAATACAACAGCATACCAAAATTATAACAATACACCACATGGTTTaaggaaaataatagaatgCGTAGATGATAAAATGTTAATATTTGACCCCATTGATTCAAAtccattatataaaataagtGAAAATGTTTTAAATTCCATGTATtcacaaagaagaaataatcGTCATCGTCGTTCAACACTCAACAATCCTCCTCACTCTAATGctaagaaaaatgaaatgaaattcgtatttgataaaatattcGATGAAAATTCTTCACAAGATGAAGTTTATCTTGGTACTACTAGTTCCCTATTAGATTCAGTATTAGATGGATTCAATGGAACTGTATTTGCATATGGCGCCACAGGTTGTGGTAAGACATATACAGTAAGTGGTACACAAGAAAACCCTGGTATAATTTTCCGAGTTATGcaagaattatttgaaagaatggaagatttgaaagatgaaaagaCATTccaattatcaatttcatatttagaaatttataatgaaatgattTATGATCTTTTGAAACCAGATACACcatcaaagaaattgatcATTAGAGAAGATAAAGATTCTAAAATTAGTGtatcaaatttatcttATCATTATCCTAAATCTGTTCAAGACGTTATTGATCTAGTCATTAGAGGAAACATTAATAGATCAACATCATCCACTGAGGCAAATGAAGTTTCATCAAGATCTCATGCAGTTTTACAAATTCATATCATGCAAACTAATACAAAGATAGATTTAACATCAGAACATACTTTTGCCACATTATCAATCATTGATTTAGCTGGTAGTGAAAGAGCTGCAGCTACCAAAAATCGTGGGGAAAGACTTTATGAAGGTGCAAACatcaataaatcattattagcCCTGGGGAATTGTATCAATGCATTATGCATTCCAACGAACAATAcacgaagaagaaatataagGTATCATATCCCATATAGAGATTCTAAATTGACaagattattgaaattttcactTGGTGGTAATTGTAAAACTGTCATGATTGTTTGTATATCACCTAGTAGTTCACATTATGATGAAACATTGAATACATTGAAATATGCTAATCGTGCTAAAGAGATTAAGAcgaaaattattagaaatcAACAATCATTAAATCGTCATGTTGGATCatatttaaagatgattACTGAACAAAAAAGAGAGATTGAGAATTTACGTACTAGAGAAGCTCAAAtgattgaattgaatttgaatcGATATAAATTAAGTCGTAaaaagattcaaatttcaatggatgatgttattaataatttaaatagaaatattttggaaaatgagaaatataaacaagtgaaaaatttgaaatctttaattCTTTGTAAGAGAAGATTTTTACAAATGGTTTCTttggaattgaataattgtttgaatGTGATTTCTGAAGATGGTGGTGATActattaatttgaattgttataataattgttcAACATTAATAAAACAAATTGGGAATAAAGttcaagaattagaattgaaatttgatactaaagatgaattagataTGATAATTGATCATTGTAAATCCATGGATTTGAATAgattgaaagaaatggaaaattgGGATGATAGTCgtgatttaattaatttcgAAACAAGattagaatatatttctgAATCAATTAAGaatgaaattttaataaGTGCATCCATGATGATAGAAAAATTGTTCCAAAATGATACCCTTATGAGAAGATGTAAATTTGTTTCTGGTTGTTTAACAACTGAACAACCGGAAAGAAGTATGGAgattgaaattaatgatttggTTAAAATAgatgaagattttgaagaatttagtAGATTGTTACTCAACGACATTGAAGATGGCACAGcaaatattcatctttCACAAAATCCCTTGTATTCTaatgaaaacaaagaaaaaaacatGGAAACACATTACGACCTTGAGTATTCAAATGGAACAAATGAAACTGATAATAAGGGTCCAAtgcttttgaaaaaagtgAGATGGTTAGCAGATGTTGCTGATGATGGAGATATGAGTATAATAACAGATGCACAGGAAAggcaacagcaacaacaggGAATTACAAGAGAAGAGAATGTCTTACCTGATACAGACTCAATGGATATTGATGTTAGTGGCATTCAAGATAATAGCATAAATAAAGGTACCCCTTCCAATGAACCTTTTCGGGGCCGTCAGCCATCGAGGCCATCATTACTTCGACACCGTCTGACAAACGTCGAGGaagtataa
- the MDM34 gene encoding ERMES complex subunit MDM34 (similar to Saccharomyces cerevisiae MDM34 (YGL219C); ancestral locus Anc_3.529) → MKPHSNKLSILKSGIIVRKVNFPIIPNIEILDLDITTAQPSSRSLLKGICKISCKDATLQIQTVIESNLLLLNLQDSPLFTTPNMINNNSFQIPITMTFTKINLEAIVNLFMKNHGVSISFNDVTLNFNFDCSIKILQSTIEKRLKDSMRLVFEEILPTVIFNMSQNWFSTSSIQQQYQHQQQLQQQQQQQQQSVETVSSLPTSIKPKIIFDESDLQDFSPTNMLRLSTIVSSRHTLALPFLKLNSLSTIHGCLERQNLFKFISRMPSLNNYTSAQLTDMKLPHFDDDNNKTRRRISNIDRPQLNLLSKDTLDNHLYELTTITEIQNHLFERSTSDQTVPRRRKIKLNRKTRKDRQEVKDEKPSIHDDNNIVDSLRNTDNNSIIIPRPLSPVDSMIFNRNIMTPISTHTIIKEQEREQEQEPIHIIDDITTSTTNTTIPEIKTFSKKSSNGSFYNETRYFKLSEKALNFLQPSTSSKDDNHNNNITMTNKNDTISTTCTNTDTNTNTNTNKIPYIYTNNNNIQDLDTNKKRLNFIGTGITPIWKWGIHEDQPPPYS, encoded by the coding sequence ATGAAACCACATAGTAATAAATTAAGTATATTGAAAAGTGGAATCATTGTAAGGAAAGTAAATTTCCCCATTATACcgaatattgaaatattggATTTAGATATAACTACAGCTCAACCAAGTAGTAGGTCTTTATTAAAAGgaatttgtaaaatttcTTGTAAAGATGCTACTTTACAAATACAAACTGtaattgaatcaaatttattattattaaatttacaAGATTCTCCATTATTCACCACTCCAAACAtgattaataataattctttccaAATTCCAATAACAATGACGTTTACGAAAATTAATTTGGAAGCCATTGTTAATCTatttatgaaaaatcaTGGCGTTAGTATATCATTCAATGACGTTActttaaatttcaattttgattgttccattaaaatattacaatcaaccattgaaaaaagattgAAAGATTCAATGAGATTagtatttgaagaaattttacCAACagttatatttaatatgTCTCAAAATTGGTTTTCCACCTCATcaatacaacaacaataccaGCATCAGCAGCAACtgcagcaacagcaacagcaacagcagcaaTCCGTGGAAACTGTTTCATCATTACCCACATCTATTAAaccaaaaattatattcgATGAATCTGATTTACAAGATTTTTCTCCTACAAATATGTTAAGATTATCAACAATAGTATCATCGAGACATACATTAGCTCTACcctttttgaaattaaattctttatctACTATTCATGGTTGTCTTGAAAGAcaaaatcttttcaaattcatttcCAGAATGccatctttaaataattatacTTCAGCACAACTCACAGATATGAAATTACCACATTTTGacgatgataataataaaactaGGAGAAGAATAAGTAATATTGATCGTCctcaattaaatttattatctaaaGATACATTAGATAATCATTTATATGAATTAACAACAATTACAGagattcaaaatcatctttttgaaagaagtaCATCAGATCAAACTGTACCTCGTAGAAggaaaattaaattaaatagaAAAACACGTAAAGATAGACAAGAAgtaaaagatgaaaaacCATCAATACATGATGATAACAATATCGTCGATTCATTAAGAAACAccgataataatagtataaTCATACCGAGACCATTATCACCAGTGGATAGTATGATATTcaatagaaatattatGACACCAATATCTACTCATACAATAAttaaagaacaagaacgAGAACAAGAGCAGGAACCAATACATATAATAGATGATATCACTACTTCCACCACTAATACGACGATACCAGAAATTAAAACATTTTCTaaaaaatcttcaaatggTTCATTCTATAATGAAAcaagatatttcaaattatctgAAAAAgcattaaattttttacAACCAAGTACAAGTAGCAAAGATgataatcataataataacattactATGACAAACAAAAACGATACCATTTCAACAACTTGTACAAACACGGATACGAATACGAATACGAATACGAATAAGataccatatatatataccaacaataacaacattCAAGATCTTGATAcaaataagaaaagattgaattttatTGGGACGGGGATTACTCCAATCTGGAAATGGGGTATCCATGAAGATCAACCACCTCCATATTCATAA
- the BOL2 gene encoding Bol2p (similar to Saccharomyces cerevisiae YGL220W; ancestral locus Anc_3.530), translated as MSEAPTYKEEDLRTRIEAVIPNIYNIIVTDLSYGCGQSFDVVVVSDTFKGKNKLQRSRIVNGCLKEELTTIHAFSCKCYTEEEWSKIVV; from the coding sequence atgtCTGAAGCACCAACATATAAGGAAGAAGATCTACGAACAAGAATTGAAGCGGTGATACCAAACATATATAACATTATAGTTACAGATCTTTCATACGGTTGTGGACAATCAtttgatgttgttgttgtgagTGATACTTTTAAAGGTAAGAACAAATTACAAAGATCTCGTATTGTTAATGGATGTTTGAAAGAGGAATTGACTACGATTCATGCGTTTAGCTGTAAATGTTACACTGAAGAGGAATGGTCTAAGATTGTTGTTtaa